Sequence from the Platichthys flesus chromosome 2, fPlaFle2.1, whole genome shotgun sequence genome:
TTGAGGTTTCTATACAGAAAGTAATTGAGGAGACAGCTGAGAGGAGGGGACAATTTAACAACTTACAAATAAGACAGATGTCCTTATTACAGATCCGCAAAATATTAGCACTACTGTGATCAACAAACCACCACCTACCAGATTAATTGTCTGTTTTTTACTATGTATCAACCCAAACTGAATGTGCTTTGGCTCGAGTTGTGATCATTTTGCCAtcaatatttcatatatttgtctCATCATGCATGGATTAACCTCACAGCTGTCATTTTCATAAACCAATTACTTTTCTGCGGTATTTCACTGATTTTAAACAAATCCAAATCAAGGTGATTCTCAGTATAAATAGGAAAGCCAGTCAGAACCAAGATCCCAGATTTTCACTGAtagtagaaaataaaaacacaaaaaatgtccAGAAGCCTATATTTTAGTGTCTATAAGTAAGTAtgtctttattttgaaggtctAAATACTTAAATTTCTGCTCAGCCCTTAGGGAAGCTACTGCTGATATGGACCATAATGAGTAATAGGAACAAGTGCAAACCTTTCCCATCCTCAAGATTttctcacacatgaacaataacatgagtaaaatatttttacctCAGGTTCATTTTAGCAGATCTCAGTGGGAGTGGTCCTCCCCCTTTTTGATATCTTTGTGAGGTTTTATTGTCAGGGAGGAGCTGATTTGGAAGCTGGGGTTGTGGAGCTGTTAGTGGGACCAGCTTGCTCCAGAGGGACAAAGGACAGCAGATACATTTTGGATGCACAGATCTGGAGATAATTCTAAGATAGTGTGGATGACAGAAATACTATATCATCAAAAGTCCCGCTCATCTGAACCTTGGAGAAAATGACCCGAGGAAATACATCAGAGGACAGTGACTCGGAGCTGGAGCTATATTTTACTGCCtatacatctttctttcaaaaGGTCAGAGGGTCAATGGGGATGCAGTGGAAAGGCTGATTATTCCTGAGGCACAAAGCAggtttcactttctgtttttaGTGATAATCATTAATGCATTGCTTCATTCGAGATGATAGAGTAAAGCGTATTTATGTGACACTTACTTCTGCTTCTTCACTTTCTCTTCATCCTTAAAGCTCATGTGGGAAGACAAGCTTTCTGCTGACAccatgtgttttctgttcttcaCAATTCAGGATGAACAGACCGATTTGGGTAAACAGGGATTAAGTGTCGGGGAGATTCAGCAGAAGGTTAAGGAGTATAACGCTCAGATCAACAGTAACCTCTCCATGATGGTGGTGAGTGACACATAAGCCTGTTTTCTGAACTTACAGTATATACTGAAACCATTTCCCTCCCCATCTAATCCGGTCCATCTGTCCACCTCGCAGAACAAAGACGGGTTCTACACTGGTTTCATCAAGGTCCACTTTCAGTTGCTTCGTCcgatctccctccctcctcctctgagccCGATGGGCTCGACAGAAGACGGAGTTCAGCAGGACAGGCGGATGAAACGGCGGACATCTTTCTACCTCCCCAAAGATACTGCGAAACACCTGCACATAAGCTCCCAAACACGGGTACGGGAAGTGATCGAGGCGCTGCTCAACAAGTTCACTGTGGTGGACAACCCGGCCAAGTTTGCCCTGTTCGAACGCACTGAGAGACAAAGTCAAGGTAGTGTTcttaatgttgtgtgtttaagtAAAACAGAACTGTGTTATCAAGTAttccattttgtattttgttcctCTTCTACTTAGTGTACACCCGTAAACTTTCTGATGACGTATGTCCACTCTACCTACGCTTGTGTGCCGGACCGAGTGAGAAAATCCTGTGTCTGGttttgaaagaaaatgagaCTGGGGAAGTCAATGTAAGTTTTCATTTGGTGATATGATGAGACGTCAATATATCCTGACAGTTACCGTGTGAATTTACTGTGAACCTGCCCTCCTCCACAGTGGGATGCCTTCAGCTTTCCTGAGTTGTGCAACTTTCTGCGGATCCTGaaacgagaagaagaagagcacgTCCGGCAGATAGTGAGGCGTTACGCTCTCGCAAGGGAAAGGACGAAGCAGGCAATGGCGAGGATTACTACTCCTGCTTGAAAAGAGCCTTCTGCTACCATCATGGATCAGAATGGGGATCAAGAAGAATATTTCAAGCAATGGAAAACCTCCGACAAGGACATTGTGTAGAAAAGGGGATGTTTAAGAAGAAGGGATACTGCTGTTACATTTAGTGAGAACCAACTAAAGACACTGCCACTGATTGTGTGAGTTTAACCACTGTTGTTAACGGTTGGAccaaaaaacattaaagatccCAACCATTCATTGCAGATAATCCTTGAAAAACTGCTGCTTGGTTATAGTATTTATAGCAgtgttaaaaacatatttttcatttttatgtgaCATTTAGTTTCTTTTATCCTTTTTGATACtcttttttaaaatgttggcaCTTTACTAAACCTGTGAAATGGATATGGATAAGTAAAAAGTATAAATTCTAATAATCAGATAAACTGATGATAGTAAATGGTGGGTCAATTAATGTTGTGGTTGCAGTGCTTTTAAATTGTTCATGAAGTAAGAGTTTGATCAAGGTTTGGTGTGGTAAACAGTTTTTATGGCCAAAAGGGAACAAACTCTGTAATGTAACCTTCACATGTGATTACGCACAATATTGTTCTGCATTCATGGCCAATTATATTTTGGGCCCCAGGATGTTAGGGACACACACCCAGGTCTGATCAGTATTGGCCTTAGTAGAGGGTGTCTACAGAGGTGCACAACTCATAATAAGTCCCTAATGTTTGCTGGTGGTCACTAACATCTGCTGATGATCCCTGATATCTGCTGTCAGTTAGTGGAGGACCTTCAAACATTCAAGGGATATTAACCATATTGTCCTATTCgctaaaaatgtaataacagtGTGCACTCCTCAGAGCAGGCGTCCCACAAGGTATTTGGAGCCTGGCTGCAGTAATTTACTTTCAGATGACCCCAGATTAGGTGTGATCAGGCTCTGGTGTTGGATGTTAAGGCCTGTTTTATGTGTTCAAACTCATCCTGAAGGTGGTAAAGCTAAGCTGAAGCGGAAAATGGACTTCGTGCAAGCTGTTGCTATGTATATGGAAGCACATTATTGTCTCCAAAGCCATTGCCTGATGCAGAATTAAGAGTTTCATTATTTGCAACTAATGCTAAACCCAACCTCTGAATAACAGCCCCAGGTAGATAGCAGTATTTGCTGGCCACATGATtttaataattgtaataataactATTGATATAGCACAATTCAAAACAGCTGTTACGAAGTTACAaagaggacaaataaaaacaagggtACTGTGAGTTTGGCTCAGTCTATTTCTTGTTCCTCGTGGACTGTGGGGTTTCAACAGAACTCTGAAGTCCGGCTGAAGAGTTAACTGAAAAACTTGTCTACTTCAAATACAAAACAGTGCATAGGAACATAAACACTCTAAAGGAGTAGTGTTGTATTAAACCATTTAACCAATCAGAAGCCAGGACTGACAATTAAGCATTTAGTTGCCATGTAACTGGGGAACTGCTTCTCCTCGGCAAATCAGACCTGTCAAAAATACATTCACAacttttttacaaaaaaaactattataactactaaatctattttacaaatgtctgtaaaatagaTTTAAATATATAGCACATGtactttctttttcattcatttcattggtGGGGTTATGTGGATATGGTACATATCTTACATCATTATACGTTTCGCTGTGTGCTGCCTTCTCTGTCCCTCCCCTCCCGTCCACGCCGCGGCGACACCTCCTCGCGTTTCCTCTGCAGTCGACAGTAAAAAGAAGCCAGGAAGAACAACGTGTAACGTTAGCATAAACAGCTAGTtcggacgtgtgtgtgtatgtgtgtgtgtatatgttatAAGCTCCGAGGTTGTTCAGCTGTATCATCCCACAAGCGACCCTCTCCCCGGCGACCGGGCCGCTTTAGGTACGTTTTCAACTGAACGGAAGCGACAGACGCCGGTTAGCAAAGCAGCTAATCGTATAATTTGGCATTTCGTCAGTGAACGTTGCCCTATAAAAGCAGATAGGAACATGTCGACCTGGCTAATGCTAGCAGCGGGGAGCTAATTGTCcgaagctaacgttagcagccAGGGCGTAAAGTGACATGACAGCGAGTAACACACGTGTAGGGGCTGATTCTGCATGTTGTTGCTTCGGGTTAGCAACGTTAGCTTTCCCCCTCCAGGTAGCCGAATGGTTAACGAGCCCTCTGGTCACAAGCACAGCTGACCAATGTGTTCTGGGCTTTTCTAAATGTCTGACCCTGGATTGACACACCATGACACCGTGTTGTGGTCCCCCGTGTGTCTGTGGCAGGGCTGTGTTCATGTGAGGTTGTACTGTCATGTCACCGGCCTGCTACATTCAGACCTTAAGGACGTGTGAATTATAAACCAGCTGGACTCTTCAGCAGACTTCGCTTCGTTTCCTGTGTCTCTTCTGTCAGCCACAAGAAAAGTAAACTTAGCCAAACATGGATGTATAATCACTGCATCTACGGTAGCTTCTGCATTGGCTCTAGgttctgtgcatttgttttgttatggTACCATTAATATTGGCCTCACAAAACTAGGATCTCGAACTTTTGGTGGTcttctttaatataaaaaatagaatTGTTAAATCGTGATATTCTAATAATTATGCCTGTTTGCATAATAGATAAGACGAAATTAACCTTTCATGTGttcttttcctgtgtttttttatcttgaagGTCACCTCTCACCTGATACAGTGACGCTGTAGCCCCACTGCCAGTTCTGTGACCCAAGAAAataatgtgctgcagctgaagatgGGTGGCAGCGGCTCCAGATCCAAAGGATTTTGGCCTTTTTCTGGCCCAGTTAGTGTGGAAGAACCAACCAAAGATGGAGATGAGCAGCCCCTCGCCAGAGTTCGAAGTTTCCGAGGCGCAACGCCTTTTGTGTTTACTAGACGAAGGTAAGTAGCAGCCTCGCGATCACGTGGTACCATCGGAAATATATTACGATTATAGCATACTGATTTAATGTTATGGTGTTATTATCGCGACACCTCACAAGATAAATGCTTATACTGACAAGTGAAATCAGTATTAGGATAATAATTCAGAGTATTATCATTTTGAGATTACTTTGTAGCTTCCTGTCCCCTTCGCGTCCGAAATATTCCAGAGAAAACTTGTCAATTTTGACGTGTACGCATTGTTTGGTTCCTGCAGACGTGGTGTTTCAGTAGTGGTCTTAGCACTCCCCTCCCCTCATACACATCTGTTAACCAAGGGGTATTTCCACACTCATAGCTGACCTGTTAGCTTACCTTTCACACTGACCATTCAAAAAACAGCACTTTACCCACAAGAAAAGAGCTGACAGTCCAACAGAGCTGAGGCTTCAGCAAACTAAGCAGCTGGTTGCcaatttttccttttctcatgGGTTTGTGGGCTTGACATACAATCACCACATTTTATTTTCGTTGCCGTTGTGCATACTGGCTCTCACGTTGGGAGCAAATGCAGAATGTGTGCAGAATTGTTTTTCCCGATTATGTGAAATTATTCGGCCTTGTTGTAAGCCTTGATTGTACAGAGTTTTGAATTCGCTCAGGCACAATATTTAGATGTATAATaatgttttcctctctgctgcagctctttgttcTTTGACGAAGACGGTGACTTGGCCCACGAGTTCTATGAAGAAACAATTGTGACAAAAAATGGACGAAAAAGGGCCAAACTGAAAAGGATTCAAAAAAATCTAACAGCTCAGGTAAGGGAATTAGGAATCTAAACCAGGACTGTATTTACCAGTTCTTTGTATTCTTAGGCCAGATAATTTCAAtctctcttgttttgtttcagggAATTATAAAGCTGGACCACCCATGCATCCATGTAGATTTCCCAGTTGTCCTCTGTGAAGCATGACAATGTCTGAGGATTGTCTCAGACGAGCCACTGTGTCAACTCCGTCCCGTGGTTTTCCCCTCAGCTGGAAGCCTGAACCACCTTTTAAAAAACACCTGATCTCTTGATATATTTGATGCTCTTATGTGGACAGGCAGATGCAATGTTGCTGAGCCTCTGCATGTGATCTTTTGACTTGTGTTCAGACACAGAATAGATCACCGGTGGGGACGTTGAAGGGTGCCAAGTTGGCAAAACCCACTCAGTTTACAGATCatggtttgtgtgcatgtatgtgtgaatgtgtgtgcagaCGCAGGTAATCGTGACAGTCCTGGAGTTGTTGCTGCAGATTGTTTTCTGGTATGATTCACTGAACTCAAGGAGTTCAAGGAGAATGTAACCAGTTTTCTCTCCTGTCACAGTATATATAGAGCAGGAACCTTTAGCTGCACACTTTAGTTTATTGACACCCTCATGATTTATCATGCATGGAACAGGATCAGCTTATCGGTAACATCCGAGGGAGTTGACAATCAGCTGCCCAAGAAATCTGAAGTGGATTATCGTCATGGATGGACTGGCTTCAGTGACCTCCGAGCCTCACAtgtacacagcagcagcagcaagagatcctgttgttttctttgctgctTCCGCATAttatgtttcacttttaatttattataactttttaattacaatttaaaatgcTGAACTGTGTCATggtccctttttttaaataaatatccatACATTATCACTGAGCAGCAGTAGAGTGCATCTAGTTTGCAAATCATCAAGATCAAGGGGGGGATAAGATCTTAGGATGTACTTTACATACTTATGGCGTATAATGACTTTATTTGTACCGGTGCAGATTATAGTTACTACACACGTCTGGCTGTAAATGCCTCGGGACACAAAGGTCGTGGGAATTTTTCAAGGGAATTAAAGCATTATAAGCAGCCAGCAGAGAGTTCACATACCACAACTGAAACAAGTACAAATTCAATTGGCAGATTTCAGCAAATATACACACTTGTTTGACAAATTTGTCAGGGGTCTCATCTACCATATACATATAGTGCATCAATACCAGTCATCATTTGACTAAAGCCTCTTCCTTTTATCGAAGGATTCCGGTGTGAAAGATAAAGAAACTAGTGAGTTACCTTTAGATGACTGGAGACAActatttgtaaaatataaatcatattttactgtataataaatatgtaaaataattttatttatttaatcacatCAGGACTATTAAAATACTTATTATTCTGTAGGATGTAATGAGTGTGAGTTAACCCATTCatcagaatttaaatgtggttagTCTTTGTATAAGAATTATTTAATATGGCTATAAGAGTCTTTTGTAATGGCAGATAATTCTGCTTTTTGTCAGACGTTGTAAACACTTAAAACTGGCGGGGGACACCAATGTTGTGGAAATAATATGCCCCGACCTCCACCTGCGATGACATCAACCACCTGCAGAGGAAATTGCTCAGGCGAAACACTAATtggcaatgtgtgtgtatttgtgtgtgctaaTGAAGAATGGATGATGCAGAGTCAAGTGAAGGCCATCAATTTCCATGTCTCCATGAGAAAGTGGTTTCTGCAAAGCCGTCTCTGATATTGTTCTCCTCAGAGGATTAACAGGACTGTGCCAAAATCCACTCCACTTTATTGCTTCCATGAAATAATTTACTCTGCACAAGTCCTCTGGCTGAATTCTTCTATCAGTTGTGTCTGGGGGAGACATGGCATCACAATTACTTTTTGTTGTTTACTTTCACAAAACTGTAATATTATGCAAGGCCATGAGGTGAACTGTGGCATTAGGGTTAAGTGAAAAGATCTGACTCAGCAAACTGTCCATGGTTTGGCTTTTCTGACTAAAGTCTGGGCAGGTGTTGAGATGCTCACAAAGACCACAGTAATCTTTTATCTTACTAGCaagaatgtgtttattattttaaattctttGTAGGAACCTGACGTGCTTAAACAACAGCAGTGAATTCAAGAGGAACTGTTGATTTACCAACATAGTCTTCAGCAGACAAATCCACAGGTCAGGAGGTGTAACTGCATATTTGAGGTTACAAATTAATCATGGTGTAATTTAAGAAATGGttttaaaatatatgatttgtcaataaaagtaattaaatgtgttttatttgtcatatgttCAAACAGAGATCTCACAATGTATTTTCAAGGTCATTCATTAAATCACAAAGGATTGATGATCCCATTTAGTTTAACTTAGGTTTATAAATaagatatatttaatttctcatTTCGTGaaaactgtgtatgtgtgattgcATGAGTCATAACCAGTTAATCTAAGAATTACGTATCCTCACATAGGTTTCAATTAAACCTGGGTTTGGACCCAGTGTACATAGGAATAAAGCAGCATTGTCAAGTGTTGCTGTCACAGTAAAAAAGATCAAGCTAAATTTCACTTTTAGATACATTCATTATTTGAATTCTAAAACAATTCGCTTGTATTCAATGCCAGATTTCCTGTATTTTATATGATTTTAAGTTTGTGGGATCAGTCAAAGATATCATGAACTATTTACTGTGCTGTCTTTGGTGCTTCCACAGTCTTAATCTGAAATAACTAATAAACTGCAAAAAAGCCTTGatatacaaatactttgttattGTGTACCCTGTTAGTGACATTAAAGCAATCTACATTAAATActatatgttttaaatatttctgatGTCAGAGAAGCAGCAGCCTGTTGAAAATGGGAGTAAAGTCGAGTTCAAACAGAGGTGGAGTCTGCTGGATATTTAAAGCACTGGTCAGCGGTGGATTTCGACACAGCACCAACAACTCTGTTGCTCTCCTCTGATGAATGGATACGATAATGtagtagaagaaaaagctttACCTGAGCACATCCTGATCTCGATCAACTGGAACAGCCCAATTCATCTGATTTCgcctggagagaggagagcaagaggtTGCTGGTAAGatacattattttgaaaaatctgatttaaaagGAAACTCCTTTTATTAGGAATTATATTACTATACTATACATAAAACGCATTGAGCGTCTTCAAGAAAAAAGTAAGATGTAGGGGGATATTGAGATGCTCTGTTTCTatagaaaatgttttcttgAGATTTTTCAGAATGACCTTCTCAAAGGTGTATTGAAAAGTTAAAATTGGAACTGCCTTGACGATCTACAAGAATCAAATAATCCAAATTCAATCCCTTATGTAATTTTGTGGTCTTTTGTGTGGAGCCTGAGTCTTAAACATAAACGTCATATCACTCACCCTCATAATGTAAAGTCTAGTGCTCTATTCGTTCTTTTATATGATCTTTTACATTAACACATTTATCAATCAAACACAAGTTAAATAACCTCCTTTTATATAAATCAAAAGAAATTTAAAGAGCTTTTCAGGTGTTTGAAAAAACATAGGGTGTTCACAATGATGACAATGAGTACAaattagggatgcaccgatatggaaattattggccgataccgatatttgtttattttgttattcattcacccttttgtgccaggcaaataatgaaatcattatttaaaaagcactaattttaattatttcagccctttatcactcttatcttgTAACAAATTCAATGGACATCAACGTCCTATTTATATCTGTAGAAAAAGTTTGAAGGATTAAAAACAGGAAGTCACTTAAAACCGTAGCTCTGGTTACATGCGTGACGtaacaggagtgtgtgtttgcggaCCAGTCTACTTTGGCCTTTATTTGAGGGGGGATCGAGTTGCACTGGAATGTTATTTATCCCCCCACACATTTCAAGATAGaaattcaacatttaaacatggggttatgattttaaaatgtctacATTTTTGCGAATGCTACAGATAACCGCGATTTATGTTTTCTCAAAAAGCCCCCCAAAACAAGTAGCTGATGTGTGTCGCCCCCTCGGTGCCTGTGGGTGGGGGGTTCGAGTTGTTGTTGCTCAACCCTCGGTCTGCTCCGCTCCGCTCCGCTCAGTGGGAGCCTCCTCGGCGTCAGCTCCCTCTCGCACCGACATGGATTCAAGCTGAACCGCGGCCGGTAGTTCTCACATGGCAGGGCCGTGGAAGAGTCAACGATCCGACGGTTACATGCGTGGAAGTGGAACCAACACGCCTCGCCCTCCTCATCGGAACAGGTCAGACCGGAGCAGGAAGCCGAGGCGAGCCGCTAGCAAACGTGGACCGTTCACTTTCAATGACACTGTTCACAGCTAACTGGACCAAGTTAGTTTCAAACAGTCTGAAAGAACAGCAAGTCTGCAGCGAAGAGCTGGTTGTTTCTGTTTGACCCTCTTTCCGCTTTCATTTCCGCTACTTCTCGGATCAACAGTTACTTCCTCGAACTGATTtccaaagaaaaatgtattattgaaCATGTGTCAAACAGGAAGCCGATGACTACAGCATACGTGGTAATACTGGCAACTATCAGCTCTTATCATCTCTTCAATGATTAGTGCATTTTAGTATTTTATCTCAACAGACACAATCCTCGCAAATGTTTGTCACAAGGACCtggtgaagaaataaaaaacaatcaaggAAGACCATAAACATATAAACGTAAATGTTTGGCcccatatatataaaaaactgttGCATCAAATGTCAAGAAGTTTAAACTGTAATGTAATAAGAGAACCTTAAACAAGACATCTCACAAGTGCGTGCATATTAGATACTTATTTCATAAAATTAAGGGTTATAATAGAAAAGGGTAAGTCTGGGTCCAATTGGCGAGTGGTGAACTTAAATTAGTAAATGTGGAGAGATCCCTCCCAAATAAATAgagtgggggagagaggggataATTGAACCGAtaaaccttttgttttttctgcaaacCAAAACTCCTCGACCTTCAGGCATCTCCAGGGCAAAGCCGCGCCTGGTTCATTTAGTGGATGTGGTTCTCTGCAGCTTTGATGGTGTCTAGTAATCTCTGTATTTGATTTGAGGGTTCTTAGTCATACTATAAGTTTACACAGTAATGATAtccaaacaatatttattaagtACTCTATCCCATTGTTGAAATACTTTGCCGAAAAGTCAGTAAATATTAGCTGTACATCCGCCTACAGATGTTatgtttcatatatttaataattgtGACATCATTAGAGAAAGTGCTGTATCCCTCcatcatctgtaaatatatttggagcaatttgtgttttttaagtgaGGCTGAATTTAACCAAACTTCCTTCTTCTTCTAGGGAAAGActagagaaggagagaagtgaCCATGGAGGCTATATTCCACTCTCCCTTCACTGCAGCTGGCCAACTGCCTTGGCTGCTTCTGACTCTGTTTACATTATGGACAGTCTTATGTTCAGCCGACATGAAGCAGACAAGATGGCCATTATATTCCCACAAGCCATTTCTTCTGGTCTGGAATGCCCCAACACAGGAGTGTGCCCCGCGACATCGTGTAACTCTGTCTCTGGACCAGTTCGACATTGTGGCGTCTCCCAATGAGGGCTTTGTCCGACAGAATCTCACCATTTTCTACAAGGAGCGTCTCGGTTTGTATCCTTATTACAAGCGAGATGGCACGGCAGTGAATGGAGGTCTTCCACAGCTCGCCAGCCTCGCTCAGCACTATGAAAAGATGCCCGGAGGCGTGCAGAAGTACATCCGTGAGCCAGATGCAAAAGGCCTGGCTGTTCTCGACTGGGAGGAGTGGCGCCCACTGTGGATCCGAAATTGGGATATCAAAGACGTTTATCGAAGTAAATCTCGTGAAATGTTGGCCAAGAAGAATCCTGGGTGGACCCCAGACCAAGTGACTAAAGTTGCACAGCAGGAATTTGAGTCGTCAGCTCGTAAGTTTATGCTGGAGACTTTAAAATTGGCCAAGAGTCTGAGGCCCAATCAACTATGGGGCTTCTACCTGTTTCCAGACTGTTACAACCATGATTACAGGAATGGACTGGAAAACTACACAGGCCGCTGCCCCTCATTGGAGATGGAACGCAATGATAAACTGAACTGGCTGTGGATGGAGTGTACTGCGTTCTTCCCATCCATATACATGGGTTCGGTTCTACGCTCCTCAAACTACGGGCGTCTGTTTGTCCGGAACAGAGTGAAGGAGGCGATGCGGCTGGCATCTGTTGGAGATGGATTAGCAaatcctgtgtttgtttatagCCGACCTACGTATATGAATCAGATGACACTTCTAAGTGAGGTTAGTTCACCAAGGCAATAATTAATCAAGCACACAAGGCTGCATAATCTGATGTTGTGTTCTTTTGTGCTCATTGTATGATTCACCACTGAACTGTGTCTGTAAATGTTTTGTAGATGGATCTGGTCTCCACCATCGGGGAGAGTGTTGCACTTGGAGCCGCAGGTATAATCTTCTGGGGGGAAAGCTCCTATGCAAGCAGCGAGGTAAGTGAACCCTCTCTATTTGTTATTATACTTAATTAAAGCTTTCAGACATTGAACCCCGTATAATTTACTGGCATTATTCGGGAGGGGCtctgtgagaacgcaaatgtccgactGAGACGAATTTGTCTGGCCAGCTCCCTAGTGAacactctggagaatgtctacTCGCGCCCTTgtgagaacgcagcaggagatcctctgcagcaaaacaaaaacatgcgaTCCCAGCAGCGGAATTTACACTTTACATCCTGCTTCCTGCATGCTGGGCCACCACTAAC
This genomic interval carries:
- the rassf1 gene encoding ras association domain-containing protein 1 gives rise to the protein MSKCELIELQDLSLNDPIELAAPAAPSAQPCSFSVVRLVGDSVSIERPGRRTGQERGVGHDFQIDSHAHLTWCDLCGEFIWGLYKQGLCCTKCSYTCHYRCRPFIHLDCSTDGSLLTDQGDLSVDVIETDTNVDEQTDLGKQGLSVGEIQQKVKEYNAQINSNLSMMVNKDGFYTGFIKVHFQLLRPISLPPPLSPMGSTEDGVQQDRRMKRRTSFYLPKDTAKHLHISSQTRVREVIEALLNKFTVVDNPAKFALFERTERQSQVYTRKLSDDVCPLYLRLCAGPSEKILCLVLKENETGEVNWDAFSFPELCNFLRILKREEEEHVRQIVRRYALARERTKQAMARITTPA
- the tusc2b gene encoding tumor suppressor 2, mitochondrial calcium regulator b; the protein is MGGSGSRSKGFWPFSGPVSVEEPTKDGDEQPLARVRSFRGATPFVFTRRSSLFFDEDGDLAHEFYEETIVTKNGRKRAKLKRIQKNLTAQGIIKLDHPCIHVDFPVVLCEA
- the hyal2b gene encoding hyaluronidase-2; protein product: MEAIFHSPFTAAGQLPWLLLTLFTLWTVLCSADMKQTRWPLYSHKPFLLVWNAPTQECAPRHRVTLSLDQFDIVASPNEGFVRQNLTIFYKERLGLYPYYKRDGTAVNGGLPQLASLAQHYEKMPGGVQKYIREPDAKGLAVLDWEEWRPLWIRNWDIKDVYRSKSREMLAKKNPGWTPDQVTKVAQQEFESSARKFMLETLKLAKSLRPNQLWGFYLFPDCYNHDYRNGLENYTGRCPSLEMERNDKLNWLWMECTAFFPSIYMGSVLRSSNYGRLFVRNRVKEAMRLASVGDGLANPVFVYSRPTYMNQMTLLSEMDLVSTIGESVALGAAGIIFWGESSYASSEESCSILNKYLQGLLGQYLLNVSTAAEHCSQVMCKSHGRCLRRVPDRDVYLHLSPLTHSITSQGGQLKVTGAPGQAELTLYHTHFQCQCYHGYRGEACALKEKGQNRASSVFGTWPLCLLLPLGLLTLLH